One genomic window of Actinoalloteichus hoggarensis includes the following:
- the cofC gene encoding 2-phospho-L-lactate guanylyltransferase produces the protein MGTGVDLLVPVKMLHSAKSRLLGAADRGVGDRARHAQLVVALLVDTMAAARGAEGVRRVIAVTSDLVVSAAVLAEGHTVLAEPPEGGLNAALRHGSDHLLAADPSARVGALQADLPALRSEDLADALIEAGAGRAFCADRQGTGTTMLLAAPGAPLLPEFGVGSAARHAASGAMSLVGSRPTLRCDVDTEDDLREAARLGLGERTRALLAERCHRDRRAC, from the coding sequence GTGGGTACCGGAGTAGACCTGCTGGTCCCGGTCAAGATGCTTCATTCGGCGAAGTCCCGACTTCTCGGGGCGGCCGACCGGGGTGTCGGAGACCGCGCCAGGCACGCACAGTTGGTGGTGGCGTTGCTCGTGGACACCATGGCGGCGGCGCGAGGCGCCGAGGGGGTGCGCCGGGTCATCGCCGTGACCTCGGACCTGGTGGTGTCCGCGGCGGTGCTCGCCGAGGGGCACACCGTGCTGGCCGAGCCGCCGGAGGGCGGGTTGAACGCCGCGCTGCGACACGGCAGTGATCATCTGCTCGCCGCCGACCCCTCCGCACGGGTCGGAGCGTTGCAGGCCGATCTGCCTGCGCTGCGTTCCGAGGATCTGGCCGACGCACTGATCGAGGCGGGCGCGGGGCGGGCCTTCTGCGCCGACCGGCAGGGCACCGGCACGACGATGCTGCTGGCGGCACCGGGCGCCCCCTTGCTTCCGGAGTTCGGGGTGGGCTCCGCGGCGCGCCACGCCGCCTCGGGCGCGATGTCGTTGGTCGGCAGCCGTCCGACGCTGCGCTGCGACGTCGACACCGAGGACGACCTGCGGGAGGCGGCGCGACTGGGCCTCGGCGAGCGCACCAGGGCGTTGCTGGCCGAACGCTGCCATCGTGATCGTCGCGCCTGCTGA
- a CDS encoding RNA degradosome polyphosphate kinase yields MSTPSSGERQSRQRNPRPARRGRPSAAAAASASVTLPDGLRGYPQPPPAATAATPEFDDLPEERYLNRELSWLDFNARVLALAEDSSQPLLERAKFLSIFASNLDEFYMVRVAGLKRRDETGLSVRSADGLSPREQLARIALRTQELAEQHARAFLDDVQPALEKASIFVLTWKDLSDDDRVRLSEYFTEQVFPVLTPLAVDPAHPFPYISGLSLNLAVTVRDPQGGTPRFARVKVPDNVPRLVPVAQGRSSERVVFLPLEELIAAHLDNLFAGMEVIEHHVFRVTRNADLEVEEDRDEDLLQAMERELARRRFGPPVRLEVADSMSEHMLELLLREMDVDPGDVVELPGLLDLSCLWQLYAVDRPQLKAMPFVPATHPAFGEGETPKSVFATLRDGDILVHHPYDSFSTSVQRFVEQAAADPKVLAIKQTLYRTSGDSPIVDALIDAAEAGKQVVALVEVKARFDEQANIKWARALERAGVHVVYGLVGLKTHCKTALVVRQEGSTIRRYCHIGTGNYHPKTARIYEDIGLFTAEPLIGADLTDLFNVLTGYARQNSYRSILVAPYGIRRGIVQRIEGEIERALRGEPAGIRFKVNSLVDEQVIDALYRASRAGVPVEVVVRGICALKPGMPGVSENIRVRSILGRFLEHSRIFHFMGAGEHWIGSADMMHRNLDRRIEVQVRVTDPRLVAQLDEMFDSALDPATRCWVLGQDGVWSPSPRLGDDVRDHQTELLRTHGAKD; encoded by the coding sequence GTGAGCACCCCATCGAGCGGCGAACGACAGTCTCGTCAGCGCAATCCGAGGCCTGCCCGGCGTGGCAGGCCGTCGGCGGCGGCCGCCGCCTCGGCGAGCGTCACGCTTCCCGACGGGCTTCGCGGCTATCCGCAGCCACCGCCTGCCGCCACCGCGGCGACTCCCGAGTTCGACGATCTGCCCGAGGAGCGCTATCTCAATCGCGAGCTGTCCTGGCTGGACTTCAATGCCAGGGTGCTCGCGCTCGCCGAGGACTCGTCGCAGCCGTTGCTGGAGCGCGCCAAGTTCCTCTCGATCTTCGCCTCGAATCTCGACGAGTTCTACATGGTCCGGGTGGCCGGGTTGAAGCGGCGGGACGAGACGGGGCTGTCGGTGCGCAGTGCCGACGGACTGTCACCCAGAGAACAGCTCGCCAGGATCGCCCTGCGCACGCAGGAGCTGGCCGAGCAGCATGCGAGGGCCTTCCTGGACGACGTCCAGCCGGCTTTGGAGAAGGCCTCGATCTTCGTGCTGACCTGGAAGGACCTGTCCGACGATGATCGCGTCCGGTTGTCGGAGTACTTCACGGAGCAGGTGTTCCCGGTGCTCACGCCGCTCGCGGTCGACCCGGCGCATCCCTTCCCCTACATCTCGGGGCTCTCGCTGAACCTCGCGGTCACCGTGCGCGATCCGCAGGGCGGCACGCCCCGCTTCGCGCGGGTGAAGGTGCCCGACAACGTGCCCAGGCTGGTGCCGGTGGCGCAGGGCCGTTCTTCGGAGCGGGTCGTCTTCCTTCCGTTGGAGGAGCTGATCGCCGCGCACCTGGACAACCTCTTCGCGGGAATGGAGGTCATCGAGCACCACGTCTTCCGTGTCACGCGCAACGCGGACCTGGAGGTCGAGGAGGACCGCGACGAGGACCTGCTCCAGGCGATGGAGCGAGAGCTGGCCCGGCGGCGGTTCGGCCCGCCCGTGCGGCTTGAGGTCGCCGACTCCATGAGCGAGCACATGCTCGAGCTGCTGCTGCGGGAGATGGACGTCGATCCTGGCGACGTCGTGGAGCTGCCGGGGTTGTTGGATCTGTCGTGTCTGTGGCAGCTGTACGCGGTGGACCGGCCACAGCTCAAGGCGATGCCCTTCGTGCCCGCGACGCATCCGGCCTTCGGCGAGGGCGAGACGCCCAAGAGCGTGTTCGCCACGCTGCGAGACGGTGACATCCTCGTGCATCATCCCTACGACTCGTTCTCGACGAGTGTGCAGCGTTTCGTGGAACAGGCCGCGGCCGACCCGAAGGTGCTGGCCATCAAGCAGACGTTGTATCGGACCTCGGGTGATTCACCGATCGTGGACGCGCTGATCGACGCGGCCGAGGCAGGCAAGCAGGTCGTCGCGCTGGTCGAGGTGAAGGCGCGCTTCGACGAGCAGGCGAACATCAAGTGGGCACGGGCGCTGGAGCGGGCGGGCGTGCACGTGGTCTACGGGCTGGTGGGCTTGAAGACGCACTGCAAGACGGCGCTGGTGGTTCGGCAGGAGGGTTCGACGATCCGCCGGTACTGCCACATCGGCACCGGCAACTATCACCCCAAGACGGCCAGGATCTACGAGGACATCGGCCTGTTCACCGCCGAGCCGTTGATCGGGGCGGACCTCACCGATCTCTTCAACGTGCTGACGGGGTACGCCCGGCAGAACAGCTACCGCAGCATCCTGGTCGCCCCGTACGGCATCCGCCGAGGGATCGTGCAGCGCATCGAGGGCGAGATCGAGCGGGCGCTGCGCGGCGAGCCGGCGGGCATCCGGTTCAAGGTGAACTCCCTGGTGGACGAGCAGGTCATCGACGCCCTGTATCGCGCGTCGCGCGCGGGGGTGCCGGTGGAGGTCGTGGTCAGGGGCATCTGCGCGCTCAAGCCGGGCATGCCCGGGGTCTCGGAGAACATCCGGGTGCGCTCCATTCTCGGCCGTTTCCTGGAGCATTCGCGCATCTTCCACTTCATGGGCGCCGGGGAGCACTGGATCGGCAGCGCGGACATGATGCACCGCAATCTGGATCGGCGGATCGAGGTGCAGGTACGGGTCACCGATCCGCGACTCGTGGCTCAGCTGGACGAGATGTTCGACTCGGCGCTGGACCCGGCCACCCGCTGCTGGGTTCTGGGGCAGGACGGTGTGTGGTCGCCGTCGCCTCGGCTGGGCGATGACGTCCGCGACCACCAGACGGAGCTGCTGCGCACCCACGGGGCCAAGGACTGA
- a CDS encoding NUDIX hydrolase, with product MAAAKDHGVRTAKHVRAAGVVLWRLGARSGTTVREVALVHRPRYDDWSLPKGKAEPGETRHATAVRETAEETGVRPVLDRLLGEVSYTLPAAGGEGLIRKTVTYYAARQVTDVVERPGDDEVDQVRWFSQAEAADRLTYPHDRVILRRFAELDGDSRTILLVRHAKAGSRAKWSQPDELRPLSRAGRRQSAALDRLLPLFAPSRVCSAPRTRCRQTVAGTAALLGLPVHDESALSEEAYAADPERARLRLMAMLDEATTTLVCSQGGVIPGLVRPLTDAVTGGDSAGVWNATPDDAEPPSKKGSLWVLSFHPTRPVLIGSEYLSSAEHW from the coding sequence ATGGCTGCCGCGAAAGACCACGGTGTACGAACAGCGAAGCACGTCAGGGCCGCGGGCGTCGTCCTCTGGCGTCTCGGCGCGCGCTCGGGCACGACCGTCCGCGAGGTCGCGCTGGTGCACCGACCCCGCTATGACGACTGGTCGCTGCCCAAGGGCAAGGCGGAGCCGGGCGAGACACGACATGCCACGGCGGTCCGGGAGACCGCCGAGGAGACGGGCGTGCGGCCGGTGTTGGACCGCCTGCTCGGCGAGGTGAGCTACACGCTGCCCGCCGCGGGCGGGGAGGGCCTGATCCGCAAGACGGTGACCTACTACGCGGCCAGACAGGTGACCGACGTCGTCGAGCGGCCGGGCGACGACGAGGTCGATCAGGTCCGCTGGTTCTCGCAGGCCGAGGCCGCCGACCGGCTCACCTACCCGCATGACCGCGTCATCCTGCGTCGTTTCGCCGAGCTGGACGGCGACTCCCGCACGATTCTGCTGGTCCGCCATGCGAAGGCGGGGAGCCGCGCCAAATGGTCTCAGCCGGACGAGCTTCGGCCGTTGAGCCGGGCGGGCAGGCGCCAGTCCGCCGCGCTCGACCGGCTGCTGCCGCTGTTCGCGCCGAGCCGGGTGTGCTCGGCGCCGAGGACGCGATGCAGGCAGACGGTGGCAGGGACGGCGGCGCTGCTCGGGCTGCCCGTCCACGACGAGTCCGCGCTGAGCGAAGAGGCCTATGCCGCCGATCCGGAGCGGGCCCGCCTGCGCCTGATGGCCATGCTGGACGAGGCGACGACGACGCTGGTGTGCAGCCAGGGCGGGGTGATCCCCGGTCTGGTGCGGCCGCTGACGGATGCGGTGACGGGCGGGGACTCGGCGGGGGTCTGGAACGCGACGCCGGACGACGCGGAGCCGCCGAGCAAGAAGGGCAGCCTGTGGGTGCTGTCTTTCCATCCGACCCGGCCGGTCCTCATCGGCAGCGAGTATCTGAGCAGCGCGGAACACTGGTGA